One region of Lactobacillus johnsonii genomic DNA includes:
- a CDS encoding ComF family protein, with amino-acid sequence MSNCLLCHSSFRREIDYEKLFLFVKYKEKYTCSECLKKFVKKKGKICSGCNKEIDTKGLCNDCLQWKRKYAGNLLDNRSLYQYNDTFHDVMVQYKRYGDYILCHVLAELIDQLPSADYYVPVPSSPSHLEKRGFDTISSIYQKLVPLTKLLVKADTEKAQGEKNREERLLTKQTFSAIDNKNVSGKILLLDDIYTTGRTLYHARDALLEVYPNCKINSFTISR; translated from the coding sequence GTGAGTAATTGTTTATTGTGTCACTCTTCTTTTCGAAGAGAGATAGACTATGAAAAATTGTTTTTATTTGTTAAGTACAAGGAAAAATATACTTGTTCTGAATGTTTAAAAAAGTTTGTTAAAAAGAAAGGAAAAATATGTTCAGGTTGTAATAAAGAAATAGATACGAAAGGACTATGTAATGATTGTCTACAGTGGAAGCGGAAATATGCAGGCAATTTGTTAGATAATCGTTCTTTATATCAATATAATGATACTTTCCATGATGTTATGGTGCAGTACAAAAGATATGGAGATTATATTTTGTGTCATGTCCTAGCTGAGTTGATTGACCAGTTGCCAAGTGCTGATTATTATGTTCCTGTTCCCAGCTCGCCCAGTCATCTAGAAAAAAGAGGATTTGATACAATTTCTTCTATTTATCAAAAGTTAGTCCCTTTAACGAAATTATTAGTTAAGGCAGATACGGAGAAGGCTCAGGGAGAAAAGAATAGGGAGGAACGGTTATTGACTAAGCAAACCTTTTCGGCTATCGATAATAAAAATGTTAGTGGAAAAATTTTATTGCTAGATGATATTTATACGACCGGTAGAACCCTGTATCATGCACGAGATGCTCTTTTAGAAGTTTATCCTAATTGTAAAATAAATAGTTTTACAATTAGCAGATAA
- a CDS encoding DEAD/DEAH box helicase family protein, giving the protein MINGLCQRCNTKADATLPNRYLYCRECIGVGRISEEKNLERNIEKSTYPKIVTPLSWQGKLTDQQELISNELVNSFKERRNHLIHAVTGAGKTEMLFKVVEEVLKNGFRIAIATPRIDVVDELFPRFQAAFEKVEIGKYHGREYHDAKDEQFVICTTHQLLKFYQAFDLIVIDEVDSFPFYENKMLHFAAKNAVKEKGCTFFLTATPDEKLLKLAKSKVINYSLLKRRFHKGLLPVPKEKYFFKPFISSKGKVHPALIKQISRIINMNKPILVFVPRIKDLPIYKKHLSAIFKEKKIVSVYAGDKERQTKVARFRHQEIDILLTTTILERGVTFKHVQVIVIAADDPIYNTPSLVQIAGRVGRSADDRDGLVLFCYHKYTKNIRQAMKQIRMMNK; this is encoded by the coding sequence ATGATAAATGGTTTATGCCAACGATGTAACACTAAAGCAGATGCAACATTACCTAATAGATATTTATATTGCCGAGAATGTATTGGAGTTGGAAGAATAAGTGAAGAGAAGAATTTAGAAAGAAACATTGAAAAAAGTACTTATCCTAAAATAGTTACTCCACTAAGTTGGCAGGGAAAATTAACTGATCAACAGGAATTGATTTCTAATGAGTTAGTTAATTCTTTTAAAGAACGACGAAATCATTTAATTCATGCAGTAACTGGAGCCGGTAAGACAGAGATGCTCTTTAAAGTAGTAGAGGAAGTTTTAAAAAATGGCTTCCGAATAGCAATTGCTACGCCTCGAATTGATGTAGTTGATGAATTATTTCCCCGCTTTCAAGCAGCATTTGAAAAAGTAGAAATTGGAAAATATCATGGACGTGAATATCATGATGCAAAAGATGAGCAGTTTGTCATATGCACAACACATCAACTTTTAAAATTTTACCAGGCTTTTGATTTGATTGTGATTGATGAAGTAGACTCTTTTCCCTTTTATGAAAATAAAATGCTTCATTTTGCAGCTAAAAATGCTGTAAAAGAAAAGGGATGTACATTTTTTCTAACTGCAACTCCAGATGAAAAATTATTAAAACTGGCCAAAAGTAAGGTAATTAATTATTCTTTGCTGAAGAGAAGATTTCATAAGGGATTATTACCTGTACCGAAAGAAAAATATTTCTTTAAACCTTTTATTTCTAGTAAAGGAAAAGTTCATCCTGCTCTGATTAAACAGATTAGTAGAATTATAAATATGAATAAACCTATTCTGGTATTTGTTCCGAGAATCAAAGATTTGCCCATATATAAGAAACATTTGAGTGCTATTTTTAAAGAGAAAAAGATTGTAAGCGTATATGCGGGTGACAAAGAAAGGCAAACTAAAGTCGCTAGATTTCGTCATCAAGAAATTGATATTTTACTGACAACAACGATTTTAGAACGAGGAGTAACTTTTAAGCATGTTCAAGTAATTGTAATTGCGGCAGATGATCCGATTTACAATACTCCAAGTTTAGTTCAGATTGCAGGACGAGTAGGAAGAAGTGCGGATGATAGAGATGGGCTAGTTTTATTTTGTTATCACAAATATACTAAAAATATTCGGCAAGCGATGAAACAGATTAGGATGATGAACAAGTGA
- the rny gene encoding ribonuclease Y: protein MVNTILVPVAVAIVSVLVGGCAGYSIRKNKWETQAQNAAHDAKHILADAESKAKAVEADLASQKEAMKKAAADAKKEKILEAQEEIHHYRERVDNELNERRQEVSRQENRLLQREDAIDHKDSLLDQKDSQLTQKENQIKKLQAQVLEKENRADQLVTEREKKLYEVAELNQEDAKKIVLDKLSDQLVKERAEMIEESNQLAKAKADHFARKVIVDAIQSSAADTVSEKTVSVVNLPSDDMKGRIIGREGRNIRSFEALTGVDVIIDDTPDVVVLSGFDPIRREIAKRALERLIKDGRIHPARIEEMVDRARKEVNDDIYEAGESALMELGIHKMHPELVKILGRLKYRTSYGQNVLSHSIEVGKLTGVMAAELGLDEKIAVRAGLLHDIGKSIDHEIEGSHVEIGVELARKYHEPDLVVNAIAAHHDDVPKLSFIAELVVAADTISSARPGARSESLENYIRRLEQLETIAKGHIGVKQAYAIQAGREIRVMVEPDKISDARTTILAHDIRNQIEQDMEYPGNIKVTVIREKRAVAIAK, encoded by the coding sequence ATGGTAAATACAATTTTAGTTCCTGTTGCTGTCGCTATTGTTTCTGTCTTAGTTGGAGGTTGTGCTGGCTATAGTATCCGTAAAAATAAGTGGGAAACTCAAGCACAGAATGCAGCCCATGATGCAAAACACATCTTGGCAGATGCAGAAAGTAAAGCTAAAGCTGTAGAAGCTGATCTTGCTTCACAAAAAGAAGCAATGAAGAAAGCTGCAGCAGATGCAAAAAAAGAAAAAATTCTGGAAGCACAAGAAGAAATTCATCATTATCGCGAAAGAGTGGATAATGAACTTAATGAACGACGTCAAGAGGTTTCTAGACAAGAAAATCGCTTACTGCAACGTGAAGATGCTATTGATCATAAAGATAGTTTGTTGGATCAAAAAGATTCACAACTCACACAGAAAGAAAACCAAATTAAAAAATTGCAGGCTCAAGTTCTAGAAAAAGAAAATAGAGCCGATCAATTAGTGACCGAGCGAGAGAAAAAGCTCTATGAAGTTGCAGAGTTGAATCAAGAAGATGCTAAAAAGATCGTTTTAGATAAACTTTCAGACCAATTGGTTAAGGAAAGAGCAGAAATGATTGAAGAAAGTAATCAACTTGCTAAGGCAAAAGCAGATCATTTTGCTCGTAAAGTAATTGTTGATGCAATTCAAAGTAGTGCAGCCGATACGGTTTCTGAAAAAACTGTTTCAGTTGTTAATTTACCAAGTGATGATATGAAAGGTCGTATCATTGGCCGTGAGGGTAGAAATATCCGTTCATTTGAGGCTTTAACTGGTGTAGATGTAATCATTGATGATACTCCAGATGTAGTAGTCTTAAGTGGTTTTGACCCAATTAGACGTGAAATTGCAAAAAGAGCTTTAGAGCGTTTAATTAAAGATGGTCGAATTCATCCAGCGCGGATAGAAGAAATGGTTGATCGTGCTCGTAAAGAAGTAAATGATGATATTTACGAAGCTGGTGAAAGTGCCTTAATGGAACTTGGTATTCATAAGATGCATCCAGAATTGGTAAAGATTTTAGGACGCTTAAAGTATCGGACGTCTTATGGACAAAATGTTTTATCTCATTCCATTGAAGTAGGTAAGTTAACAGGTGTGATGGCTGCTGAACTTGGTTTAGACGAAAAAATAGCGGTACGCGCAGGATTATTACACGATATTGGGAAGTCCATTGATCATGAAATTGAGGGCTCTCATGTAGAAATTGGTGTTGAACTTGCACGAAAGTATCATGAACCAGATTTGGTTGTGAATGCAATTGCTGCTCACCATGATGATGTTCCTAAGTTATCATTTATTGCAGAATTAGTTGTAGCTGCTGATACAATTTCTTCAGCTCGACCAGGTGCTAGAAGCGAATCTCTAGAAAACTATATTCGTCGACTAGAACAACTAGAAACGATTGCAAAGGGACACATTGGTGTAAAACAGGCATATGCAATTCAAGCAGGCCGTGAGATAAGGGTAATGGTTGAGCCAGATAAGATCTCAGATGCTCGTACTACTATTCTTGCTCATGACATTAGAAATCAAATTGAACAAGATATGGAATATCCTGGTAACATCAAAGTTACTGTTATTCGAGAAAAACGTGCTGTTGCAATAGCTAAATAA
- a CDS encoding YigZ family protein yields the protein MSSKQLSYLTISKSGQHEMVIKKSRFICSLARTKTVEEAQTFIEQVSKKYHDATHNTYAYTLGLNDNQVKASDNGEPSGTAGIPELKALQLMKLKDVTAVVTRYFGGIKLGAGGLIRAYSNSVTEAAQNIGVVKCVMQQLIEFTIPYNRLDEVNHYLNENKILIDNQIYTTDVTIQIFLDLDQITQVEEDLINLLSGKVDFKKIDQRFNEIPVTDLNFHEQ from the coding sequence TTGTCATCAAAGCAATTAAGCTATCTAACAATCAGTAAATCTGGTCAACATGAGATGGTTATCAAAAAAAGTAGATTCATCTGCTCGTTAGCTCGTACTAAAACAGTGGAAGAAGCCCAAACATTTATTGAGCAAGTTTCAAAAAAATATCACGATGCCACTCACAATACATATGCTTATACTTTAGGATTAAATGATAATCAAGTTAAGGCCAGTGATAATGGTGAACCTTCCGGAACAGCAGGCATCCCTGAACTAAAAGCTCTTCAATTAATGAAATTAAAAGACGTAACTGCTGTAGTCACCAGATATTTTGGTGGTATTAAATTGGGCGCTGGTGGATTAATCCGCGCTTATTCAAATTCCGTAACTGAAGCTGCTCAAAATATTGGTGTTGTAAAGTGCGTCATGCAGCAATTAATTGAATTTACAATTCCTTATAATCGACTTGATGAGGTTAATCATTATTTAAATGAAAATAAAATCCTCATTGATAATCAAATATATACTACTGATGTAACAATCCAAATTTTTCTAGATCTAGATCAAATCACTCAAGTTGAAGAGGATCTAATTAATTTATTATCTGGAAAAGTAGATTTCAAGAAAATAGACCAAAGATTTAATGAAATTCCTGTTACTGATTTAAATTTCCATGAACAATAA
- the secA gene encoding preprotein translocase subunit SecA — protein MANILKKIYDNDRRELKKFEKLATKVESLGDEYEKLSDEQLQAKTPEFRKRLENGETLDDILPEAFATAREGAKRVLGLYPFRVQIIGGIALHYGNIAEMMTGEGKTLTATLPVYLNALTGKGVHVVTVNEYLSSRDESEMGQLYKWLGLSVGLNLNSMSADEKRDAYNCDVTYSTNSELGFDYLRDNMVVYKDQMVQRPLNYAIIDEVDSILIDEARTPLIISGQAEQANSEYIRADRFVKTLVEDKSDDDVDDDEDHGDYKIDWPTKTINLTNQGIKKACEHFGLKNLYDIDNQVLVHHIDQALRANYIMLKDIDYVVQNGEVMIVDSFTGRVMEGRRYSDGLHQAIEAKEGVKIQEESKTQATITYQNFFRMYKKLAGMTGTAKTEEEEFREIYNMEVITIPTNRPIARKDLPDVLYPTLDSKFEAVVKEIKERHAKGQPVLVGTVAIESSERLSQMLNQAGIPHAVLNAKNHAKEAEIIMNAGQRGAVTIATNMAGRGTDIKLGPGVKELGGLAVIGTERHESRRIDNQLRGRSGRQGDPGVTRFYLSLEDDLMKRFGGDRVKLFLDRISDNDDDKVIESRMITRQVESAQKRVEGNNYDTRKQTLQYDDVMRTQREIIYGERMQVISEEKSLKNVLMPMIKRTIDHQIDMYTQGDKKDWRNDQIRDFISSAITDEETTKKLNMKHLSAEELKKRLYQIAEDNYAEKEKQLADPEQMLEFEKVVILRVVDERWTDHIDAMDQLRQSISLRGYGQLNPLVEYQEAGYRMFEEMISNIEFDATRLFMKAQIRQNISR, from the coding sequence ATGGCTAATATTCTTAAAAAGATTTACGATAACGATAGAAGAGAATTAAAGAAATTTGAAAAATTAGCAACTAAGGTAGAATCTTTAGGAGACGAGTACGAAAAATTATCTGATGAGCAACTCCAAGCAAAGACACCAGAATTTCGTAAGCGTTTAGAAAATGGTGAAACGTTAGATGATATTCTACCAGAAGCATTTGCTACAGCACGTGAAGGTGCAAAAAGAGTGTTAGGATTATATCCTTTCCGTGTTCAAATTATTGGTGGTATTGCACTTCATTACGGTAATATTGCCGAAATGATGACTGGGGAAGGTAAAACATTAACTGCTACTTTGCCAGTTTATTTAAATGCCCTAACGGGGAAAGGTGTTCATGTAGTAACAGTTAATGAGTACCTATCTAGTCGTGATGAAAGTGAAATGGGGCAATTATATAAGTGGCTCGGTTTATCTGTAGGTTTGAACCTTAATTCGATGTCTGCAGACGAAAAGAGAGACGCTTATAATTGTGACGTTACTTATTCAACTAACTCTGAGTTGGGATTTGATTATTTAAGAGACAATATGGTTGTCTACAAAGATCAAATGGTTCAACGTCCACTTAATTATGCAATTATCGATGAGGTTGACTCAATTTTAATTGATGAAGCAAGAACACCATTGATTATTTCCGGACAAGCAGAGCAAGCAAACAGTGAATATATTCGTGCTGATCGTTTTGTTAAAACTTTAGTTGAAGATAAAAGTGATGACGATGTAGATGATGATGAAGACCATGGTGACTACAAGATTGATTGGCCAACTAAAACAATTAATTTGACCAATCAAGGAATTAAAAAGGCTTGTGAACACTTTGGTTTGAAGAACTTGTATGATATTGATAACCAAGTCTTAGTTCACCATATTGATCAAGCTTTAAGAGCTAACTACATTATGTTGAAAGATATCGACTATGTGGTTCAAAATGGTGAAGTTATGATTGTTGATTCTTTCACTGGACGTGTAATGGAAGGCCGTCGTTATTCTGATGGACTTCACCAGGCTATTGAAGCAAAAGAAGGAGTTAAGATTCAAGAAGAGTCTAAAACTCAAGCAACTATCACTTACCAGAATTTCTTTAGAATGTATAAGAAGTTAGCAGGTATGACAGGTACAGCGAAGACGGAAGAAGAAGAATTTCGTGAAATCTATAACATGGAAGTAATCACTATTCCAACTAACCGTCCAATTGCTCGTAAAGACTTGCCTGATGTTTTATATCCAACTTTAGATTCTAAATTTGAAGCTGTAGTAAAAGAAATTAAGGAACGTCACGCAAAAGGACAACCGGTATTGGTCGGTACTGTAGCTATTGAAAGCTCTGAACGTTTAAGTCAAATGCTTAATCAAGCAGGTATTCCACACGCAGTTTTGAATGCTAAAAACCATGCTAAAGAAGCAGAGATCATTATGAATGCTGGTCAAAGAGGAGCAGTTACAATTGCTACTAACATGGCTGGTCGTGGTACTGATATTAAATTAGGACCAGGTGTTAAAGAATTAGGCGGTTTAGCTGTTATTGGTACTGAACGTCACGAGTCTCGTCGTATTGATAATCAGCTTCGTGGTAGATCCGGTCGTCAAGGTGATCCTGGTGTAACAAGATTTTATCTTTCTCTAGAAGATGATTTGATGAAGCGTTTTGGTGGAGATCGAGTAAAATTATTCCTTGATCGAATATCTGATAATGATGATGATAAAGTCATTGAATCACGTATGATTACTAGACAAGTTGAATCAGCTCAAAAGCGTGTTGAAGGTAACAACTACGATACTCGGAAGCAAACTTTGCAATACGATGATGTTATGCGTACACAACGTGAAATTATTTACGGGGAAAGAATGCAAGTTATTTCTGAAGAAAAATCATTGAAAAATGTTTTAATGCCAATGATTAAACGGACTATTGATCATCAAATTGATATGTACACCCAAGGCGACAAAAAAGATTGGCGTAATGATCAAATAAGAGACTTCATTTCCTCTGCCATTACTGATGAAGAAACTACTAAAAAGCTTAATATGAAGCACTTAAGTGCGGAAGAACTTAAGAAGAGACTTTATCAGATTGCAGAAGACAATTATGCTGAAAAAGAAAAGCAACTTGCTGATCCTGAGCAAATGTTAGAATTTGAAAAAGTTGTTATTTTGCGTGTTGTAGATGAACGTTGGACTGATCATATTGATGCCATGGATCAATTACGACAATCTATTAGTCTAAGAGGATATGGACAACTAAATCCATTAGTTGAATATCAAGAAGCTGGCTATAGAATGTTTGAGGAAATGATCAGTAATATCGAATTTGATGCCACCCGTCTATTTATGAAGGCTCAAATAAGACAAAACATTAGTCGATAA
- the hpf gene encoding ribosome hibernation-promoting factor, HPF/YfiA family gives MLKYNVRGENVEVTDALRDYVQKRLNKLEKYFEINFDVIAHINLKVYPDHTAKVEVTIPLPYLVLRAEDTTDDMYKSIDFVSEKLERQIRKYKTRINRKSREKGLKDFFYEDLEEEKKAPKEFDIVRNKHLDLKPMSAEEAVLQMDLLGHDFFVFEDADTNGTSIVYRRNDGRYGLIETNE, from the coding sequence ATGTTAAAATACAATGTTCGTGGAGAAAATGTCGAAGTTACTGATGCCTTAAGAGATTATGTTCAAAAGAGATTGAATAAGCTCGAAAAGTACTTCGAAATCAATTTTGATGTAATTGCTCATATCAATTTAAAGGTTTATCCAGATCACACTGCTAAGGTTGAAGTAACTATTCCACTTCCATACTTAGTTTTACGTGCAGAAGATACAACTGATGATATGTACAAGAGTATTGACTTTGTTTCCGAAAAACTAGAACGTCAAATCAGAAAATACAAGACTCGTATTAACAGAAAGAGTCGTGAGAAGGGCTTAAAAGATTTCTTCTATGAAGACTTAGAAGAAGAAAAGAAAGCACCTAAAGAATTTGATATTGTTCGTAACAAGCATTTGGATTTAAAGCCAATGAGTGCAGAAGAAGCCGTTTTACAAATGGACTTGTTGGGTCATGATTTCTTTGTTTTTGAAGATGCAGATACAAATGGAACAAGCATTGTATACCGCAGAAATGATGGTCGTTATGGCTTGATTGAAACTAACGAATAA
- a CDS encoding glycosyltransferase family 4 protein — translation MFQTIIKIFLLVIITAAITPFIRKLAFVLGAVDNPNARRINKKPMPTIGGLAIFVAFNIGEFVLLRKDFPTHELFSVLLASSVIILTGLIDDILELKPRQKMFGIFVASLVVYFLAGIKVRELSLPFLCHIQLGWWSFPLTIFWILALTNAVNLIDGLDGLATGVTLISLVTMGIVGFFFLKSWQHYVPIMCIMLAACLLGFLPYNFHPAKIFLGDTGALYIGFMISVLSLKGLKNVTFVSLLVPILILGVPITDTVYAMIRRKLNKKNISQADKHHLHHQLMRMGLTHRQTVLAIYGISLIFSFVSLLSLVSPRWGIWLLILGLLFAVELFVETIGLLGEKYKPLLHFLQHTINKMERADPEVKVRRLNKKNTNKKDLR, via the coding sequence ATGTTTCAAACAATTATTAAAATATTCTTATTAGTAATTATTACTGCTGCTATAACTCCTTTTATTAGAAAATTAGCTTTTGTATTAGGTGCCGTTGATAATCCAAATGCTCGTCGCATCAATAAAAAGCCAATGCCTACTATTGGTGGATTAGCAATATTTGTAGCTTTTAATATTGGAGAATTTGTCTTATTACGGAAAGATTTTCCGACTCATGAACTTTTTTCAGTATTATTGGCATCCAGTGTTATTATCTTAACGGGTTTGATTGATGATATTTTAGAGTTAAAACCTAGACAAAAAATGTTTGGGATTTTTGTTGCATCCCTGGTCGTATATTTCTTAGCTGGAATTAAAGTAAGAGAGTTAAGCTTGCCATTTTTATGCCATATTCAACTAGGTTGGTGGAGTTTCCCTCTTACTATTTTTTGGATTCTTGCTCTAACAAATGCTGTTAATCTTATTGATGGTTTAGATGGCTTAGCAACTGGTGTTACCTTAATTTCTCTAGTAACGATGGGAATTGTTGGTTTCTTCTTTTTAAAGAGTTGGCAACACTATGTTCCAATTATGTGTATTATGCTAGCAGCTTGTTTATTGGGTTTTTTACCTTATAATTTTCATCCTGCGAAGATATTTTTGGGAGATACGGGTGCGTTATATATTGGATTTATGATTTCCGTTCTCTCTTTAAAGGGATTAAAAAATGTAACTTTTGTGTCATTATTAGTGCCAATCCTTATTTTAGGGGTTCCAATTACTGATACAGTTTATGCCATGATCAGACGAAAATTAAATAAGAAAAATATATCTCAAGCAGATAAGCATCACTTACATCATCAATTAATGCGAATGGGATTAACCCATCGTCAAACTGTGTTAGCTATTTATGGAATTTCACTTATTTTTTCTTTTGTCTCATTGCTTTCATTAGTATCTCCTCGGTGGGGAATCTGGCTATTAATTTTAGGTCTATTATTCGCAGTTGAACTTTTTGTTGAAACGATCGGATTATTGGGCGAAAAATATAAACCACTTTTGCATTTTCTTCAACACACTATTAATAAAATGGAACGTGCAGATCCTGAGGTAAAAGTAAGACGATTAAATAAAAAGAATACAAATAAAAAAGATTTACGTTAA